Proteins co-encoded in one Acipenser ruthenus chromosome 3, fAciRut3.2 maternal haplotype, whole genome shotgun sequence genomic window:
- the LOC117435594 gene encoding aquaporin FA-CHIP-like, with product MAKEFRNHAFWRGVMAELIGMTLFVFISITAALGSGSNGADQEVKVSLAFGLAIATLAQSLGHISGAHLNPAVTLGLLTSCQISVFRAVVYIIVQVLGATVASGIVYGLQPKNNTTSLGLNKLTNTSPGQAVFIELLVTFQLVLCVIATTDKKRSDVSGSAPLAIGLSVALGHLGAISYTGCGMNPARSFGPSAVMWEFKDHWVFWVGPMVGGVAAALVYDFILYPKPDDLPDRLKVLVNGQAGEYDVSSPEDNRVEMTSK from the exons ATGGCCAAAGAATTCCGTAACCATGCATTCTGGAGGGGTGTGATGGCCGAGCTGATAGGCATGACTTTATTTGTCTTCATTAGCATAACAGCAGCTCTTGGTTCAGGATCCAATGGTGCTGACCAAGAAGTGAAGGTGTCGCTAGCCTTTGGGCTAGCTATTGCTACTTTGGCACAAAGTTTGGGTCACATTAGTGGGGCTCACCTGAACCCAGCAGTGACTCTAGGGCTGCTTACAAGCTGCCAGATCAGTGTATTCAGGGCTGTAGTGTACATAATTGTTCAGGTCCTGGGTGCAACAGTGGCCAGTGGAATTGTCTATGGACTCCAACCAAAAAACAATACCACTAGCCTTGGTTTGAACAAG TTAACCAACACAAGTCCTGGCCAGGCTGTATTTATTGAGCTTCTTGTCACCTTCCAACTGGTCCTCTGTGTCATAGCAACCACAGACAAGAAAAGGAGTGATGTCTCTGGTTCTGCACCCTTGGCCATTGGACTGTCGGTTGCTCTTGGACACCTTGGGGCT ATTAGCTACACTGGCTGTGGAATGAACCCTGCCCGGTCCTTTGGCCCATCTGCTGTAATGTGGGAGTTCAAAGATCATTGG GTTTTCTGGGTGGGACCCATGGTTGGCGGTGTCGCCGCTGCACTTGTTTATGACTTCATCCTGTATCCCAAACCTGATGATCTGCCGGATCGATTGAAAGTGCTGGTTAATGGTCAGGCTGGAGAATACGATGTCAGCTCACCTGAAGACAACAGAGTGGAAATGACATCAAAATAA